In one window of Pseudopipra pipra isolate bDixPip1 chromosome 27, bDixPip1.hap1, whole genome shotgun sequence DNA:
- the HCN2 gene encoding potassium/sodium hyperpolarization-activated cyclic nucleotide-gated channel 2 isoform X1 — protein sequence MRAGRGAAGGEAAEEEAADAAKRGGAAATGRARGRGGKGSPNGECRRGDPPRSPGPEPPREPKVSFSCGGGGASPGGAKAAEEGAGEDAGEEVRGSQASFMQRQFGAMLQPGVNKFSLRMFGSQKAVEREQERVKSAGAWIIHPYSDFRFYWDFTMLLFMVGNLIIIPVGITFFKEETTAPWIVFNVVSDTFFLMDLVLNFRTGIVIEDNTEIILDPERIKKKYLKTWFVVDFVSSIPVDYVFLIVEKGIDSEVYKTARALRIVRFTKILSLLRLLRLSRLIRYIHQWEEIFHMTYDLASAVMRIINLIGMMLLLCHWDGCLQFLVPMLQDFPQNCWVSINGMVNDSWSELYSFALFKSMSHMLCIGYGKQAPESMTDIWLTMLSMIVGATCYAMFIGHATALIQSLDSSRRQYQEKYKQVEQYMSFHKLPADFRQKIHDYYEHRYQGKMFDEDSILGELNEPLREEIVNFNCRKLVASMPLFANADPNFVTAMLTKLKFEVFQPGDYIIREGTIGKKMYFIQHGVVSILTKGNKEMKLSDGSYFGEICLLTRGRRTASVRADTYCRLYSLSVDNFNEVLEEYPMMRRAFETVAIDRLDRIGKKNSILLHKVQHDLNSGVFNNQENEIIQEIVKYDREMVQQAELQQHTAMYSPVQPQVTSAIATLQQAVAMSFCPQMASPLVGSMALGSPRMMRRLQYAQAMPSPFAVSPVLLQQSPPPQPQPPTPHTNPSPSQDPVQPTALPASTSAFAAAAASPPTQSPLASRTFAYGGAPGPLGSQLSLSQQPAPGSPQRLAAHKSTQALHTSSLSQDSRPLSASQPSLPHGLVAGSTQSPPASARESCTSISGGPATASPGPGPPAGLRGQAPSRGAPAHPAPAGPGLTPPPTLPQDSAARKDSAASTPDTDPAKSRLSSNL from the exons ATGCGGGCGGGccgcggcgcggcgggcggggaggcGGCCGAGGAGGAGGCGGCCGATGCGGCCAagcgcggcggggcggcggcgaccggacgggcgcggggccgcggcgggaaGGGGTCCCCGAACGGCGAGTGCCGCCGCGGGGACCCTCcgcgcagccccggcccggagcCGCCTCGAGAGCCCAAGGTCTCCTTCtcctgcggcggcggcggcgcgtccCCCGGCGGGGCCAAGGCAGCCGAGGAGGGCGCGGGCGAGGATGCGGGCGAGGAGGTCCGCGGGAGCCAGGCCAGCTTCATGCAGCGGCAGTTCGGGGCGATGCTCCAGCCCGGCGTCAACAAGTTCTCGCTGCGGATGTTCGGCTCGCAGAAGGCGGTGGAGCGGGAGCAGGAGCGCGTCAAGTCGGCGGGGGCCTGGATCATCCATCCCTACAGCGACTTCAG ATTCTACTGGGACTTCACGATGCTGCTCTTCATGGTGGGCAACCTGATCATCATTCCTGTGGGCATCACCTTCTTCAAGGAGGAGACCACAGCACCCTGGATCGTGTTCAATGTGGTCTCTGACACCTTCTTCCTGATGGACCTGGTGCTGAACTTCCGGACAGGGATTGTCATTGAGGACAACACGGAAATCATCCTGGACCCCGAAAGGATCAAGAAGAAGTACCTCAAGACCTGGTTTGTGGTGGATTTTGTCTCCTCCATCCCCGTGGACTATGTTTTCCTCATTGTGGAGAAGGGCATAGACTCGGAGGTCTACAAGACCGCCCGTGCCCTCCGCATCGTCCGCTTCACCAAGATCCTCAGCCTCCTGCGGCTCCTCCGCCTCTCCCGGCTCATCCGCTACATCCACCAGTGGGAGGAG ATCTTCCACATGACCTACGACCTGGCCAGTGCAGTGATGAGGATCATCAACCTCATTGGCatgatgctgctgctctgccactgGGACGGCTGCCTCCAGTTCCTGGTGCCCATGCTGCAGGATTTCCCCCAGAACTGCTGGGTCTCCATCAATGGGATGGTG AACGACTCCTGGAGTGAGCTGTACTCCTTTGCCCTCTTCAAGTCCATGAGCCACATGCTCTGCATCGGCTATGGGAAGCAGGCTCCCGAGAGCATGACGGACATCTGGCTGACCATGCTGAGCATGATCGTGGGGGCCACTTGCTACGCCATGTTCATCGGCCACGCCACCGCCCTCATCCAGTCCCTGGACTCCTCCCGGCGCCAGTACCAGGAGAAG TACAAGCAGGTGGAGCAGTACATGTCCTTCCACAAGCTGCCCGCCGACTTCCGCCAGAAGATTCATGACTACTATGAGCATCGCTACCAGGGCAAGATGTTTGACGAGGACAGCATCCTGGGGGAGCTCAACGAGCCCCTGCGTGAG GAAATTGTCAACTTCAACTGCCGCAAGCTGGTGGCCTCGATGCCGCTGTTCGCCAACGCAGACCCCAACTTTGTCACGGCGATGCTCACCAAGCTGAAGTTTGAGGTGTTCCAGCCGGGTGACTACATTATCCGTGAGGGCACCATTGGCAAGAAGATGTACTTCATCCAGCACGGGGTGGTCAGCATCCTCACCAAGGGCAACAAGGAGATGAAACTCTCTGATGGCTCCTACTTTGGAG AGATCTGCCTGCTGACCCGTGGCCGGCGCACAGCCAGTGTCCGTGCAGACACCTACTGCCGCCTCTACTCGCTCTCAGTGGACAACTTCAATGAGGTGCTGGAGGAATACCCCATGATGAGACGGGCCTTTGAGACCGTGGCCATTGACCGCCTTGACCGCATTG ggaaGAAGAACTCGATCCTGCTCCACAAAGTGCAGCACGACCTCAACTCAGGTGTCTTCAACAATCAGGAGAACGAGATCATCCAGGAGATCGTCAAGTACGACCGGGAGATGgtgcagcaggcagagctgcagcagcacacagctATGTACAGCCCCGTCCAGCCCCAGGTCACCTCCGCCATCGCCACCCTCCAGCAGGCCGTTGCCATGAGCTTCTGTCCGCAGATGGCGAGCCCTCTGGTGGGCTCCATGGCGCTGGGCTCACCCCGCATGATGCGCCGTTTGCAGTATGCCCAGGCCATGCCCAGCCCCTTCGCCGTCTCCCCcgtcctgctgcagcagagccccccACCGCAGCCACAGCCCCCGACGCCCCACACCAACCCCTCGCCCTCGCAGGACCCGGTGCAGCCCACGGCCCTGCCCGCCTCCACCAGCGCCTTTGCCGCGGCCGCGGCCAGCCCGCCGACCCAAAGCCCGCTGGCCAGCCGGACGTTCGCCTATGGAGGTGCCCCGGGGCCGCTGGGATCCCAGCTGTCCCTCAGCCAGCAGCCAGCGCCCGGCTCTCCCCAGCGCCTGGCTGCCCACAAGAGCACACAGGCGCTGCAcaccagcagcctcagccaggaTTCGCGGCCCCTCTCGGCCtcacagccctccctgccccacgGGCTGGTGGCTGGCAGCACCCAGAGCCCTCCGGCCTCTGCCCGCGAGTCCTGCACCTCCATCAGTGGGGGCCCGGCCACTGCCTCGCCGGGCCCCGGGCCCCCAGCCGGGCTGCGGGGCCAGGCGCCCTCGCGGGGGGCTCCCGCCCACCCGGCACCCGCGGGCCCGGGGCTCACCCCGCCACCCACCCTGCCGCAGGACTCGGCGGCCCGCAAGGATTCAGCGGCCAGCACGCCCGACACGGACCCGGCCAAGTCCAGGCTGTCTTCCAACTTGTGA
- the HCN2 gene encoding potassium/sodium hyperpolarization-activated cyclic nucleotide-gated channel 2 isoform X2, with amino-acid sequence MGFYWDFTMLLFMVGNLIIIPVGITFFKEETTAPWIVFNVVSDTFFLMDLVLNFRTGIVIEDNTEIILDPERIKKKYLKTWFVVDFVSSIPVDYVFLIVEKGIDSEVYKTARALRIVRFTKILSLLRLLRLSRLIRYIHQWEEIFHMTYDLASAVMRIINLIGMMLLLCHWDGCLQFLVPMLQDFPQNCWVSINGMVNDSWSELYSFALFKSMSHMLCIGYGKQAPESMTDIWLTMLSMIVGATCYAMFIGHATALIQSLDSSRRQYQEKYKQVEQYMSFHKLPADFRQKIHDYYEHRYQGKMFDEDSILGELNEPLREEIVNFNCRKLVASMPLFANADPNFVTAMLTKLKFEVFQPGDYIIREGTIGKKMYFIQHGVVSILTKGNKEMKLSDGSYFGEICLLTRGRRTASVRADTYCRLYSLSVDNFNEVLEEYPMMRRAFETVAIDRLDRIGKKNSILLHKVQHDLNSGVFNNQENEIIQEIVKYDREMVQQAELQQHTAMYSPVQPQVTSAIATLQQAVAMSFCPQMASPLVGSMALGSPRMMRRLQYAQAMPSPFAVSPVLLQQSPPPQPQPPTPHTNPSPSQDPVQPTALPASTSAFAAAAASPPTQSPLASRTFAYGGAPGPLGSQLSLSQQPAPGSPQRLAAHKSTQALHTSSLSQDSRPLSASQPSLPHGLVAGSTQSPPASARESCTSISGGPATASPGPGPPAGLRGQAPSRGAPAHPAPAGPGLTPPPTLPQDSAARKDSAASTPDTDPAKSRLSSNL; translated from the exons atgGG ATTCTACTGGGACTTCACGATGCTGCTCTTCATGGTGGGCAACCTGATCATCATTCCTGTGGGCATCACCTTCTTCAAGGAGGAGACCACAGCACCCTGGATCGTGTTCAATGTGGTCTCTGACACCTTCTTCCTGATGGACCTGGTGCTGAACTTCCGGACAGGGATTGTCATTGAGGACAACACGGAAATCATCCTGGACCCCGAAAGGATCAAGAAGAAGTACCTCAAGACCTGGTTTGTGGTGGATTTTGTCTCCTCCATCCCCGTGGACTATGTTTTCCTCATTGTGGAGAAGGGCATAGACTCGGAGGTCTACAAGACCGCCCGTGCCCTCCGCATCGTCCGCTTCACCAAGATCCTCAGCCTCCTGCGGCTCCTCCGCCTCTCCCGGCTCATCCGCTACATCCACCAGTGGGAGGAG ATCTTCCACATGACCTACGACCTGGCCAGTGCAGTGATGAGGATCATCAACCTCATTGGCatgatgctgctgctctgccactgGGACGGCTGCCTCCAGTTCCTGGTGCCCATGCTGCAGGATTTCCCCCAGAACTGCTGGGTCTCCATCAATGGGATGGTG AACGACTCCTGGAGTGAGCTGTACTCCTTTGCCCTCTTCAAGTCCATGAGCCACATGCTCTGCATCGGCTATGGGAAGCAGGCTCCCGAGAGCATGACGGACATCTGGCTGACCATGCTGAGCATGATCGTGGGGGCCACTTGCTACGCCATGTTCATCGGCCACGCCACCGCCCTCATCCAGTCCCTGGACTCCTCCCGGCGCCAGTACCAGGAGAAG TACAAGCAGGTGGAGCAGTACATGTCCTTCCACAAGCTGCCCGCCGACTTCCGCCAGAAGATTCATGACTACTATGAGCATCGCTACCAGGGCAAGATGTTTGACGAGGACAGCATCCTGGGGGAGCTCAACGAGCCCCTGCGTGAG GAAATTGTCAACTTCAACTGCCGCAAGCTGGTGGCCTCGATGCCGCTGTTCGCCAACGCAGACCCCAACTTTGTCACGGCGATGCTCACCAAGCTGAAGTTTGAGGTGTTCCAGCCGGGTGACTACATTATCCGTGAGGGCACCATTGGCAAGAAGATGTACTTCATCCAGCACGGGGTGGTCAGCATCCTCACCAAGGGCAACAAGGAGATGAAACTCTCTGATGGCTCCTACTTTGGAG AGATCTGCCTGCTGACCCGTGGCCGGCGCACAGCCAGTGTCCGTGCAGACACCTACTGCCGCCTCTACTCGCTCTCAGTGGACAACTTCAATGAGGTGCTGGAGGAATACCCCATGATGAGACGGGCCTTTGAGACCGTGGCCATTGACCGCCTTGACCGCATTG ggaaGAAGAACTCGATCCTGCTCCACAAAGTGCAGCACGACCTCAACTCAGGTGTCTTCAACAATCAGGAGAACGAGATCATCCAGGAGATCGTCAAGTACGACCGGGAGATGgtgcagcaggcagagctgcagcagcacacagctATGTACAGCCCCGTCCAGCCCCAGGTCACCTCCGCCATCGCCACCCTCCAGCAGGCCGTTGCCATGAGCTTCTGTCCGCAGATGGCGAGCCCTCTGGTGGGCTCCATGGCGCTGGGCTCACCCCGCATGATGCGCCGTTTGCAGTATGCCCAGGCCATGCCCAGCCCCTTCGCCGTCTCCCCcgtcctgctgcagcagagccccccACCGCAGCCACAGCCCCCGACGCCCCACACCAACCCCTCGCCCTCGCAGGACCCGGTGCAGCCCACGGCCCTGCCCGCCTCCACCAGCGCCTTTGCCGCGGCCGCGGCCAGCCCGCCGACCCAAAGCCCGCTGGCCAGCCGGACGTTCGCCTATGGAGGTGCCCCGGGGCCGCTGGGATCCCAGCTGTCCCTCAGCCAGCAGCCAGCGCCCGGCTCTCCCCAGCGCCTGGCTGCCCACAAGAGCACACAGGCGCTGCAcaccagcagcctcagccaggaTTCGCGGCCCCTCTCGGCCtcacagccctccctgccccacgGGCTGGTGGCTGGCAGCACCCAGAGCCCTCCGGCCTCTGCCCGCGAGTCCTGCACCTCCATCAGTGGGGGCCCGGCCACTGCCTCGCCGGGCCCCGGGCCCCCAGCCGGGCTGCGGGGCCAGGCGCCCTCGCGGGGGGCTCCCGCCCACCCGGCACCCGCGGGCCCGGGGCTCACCCCGCCACCCACCCTGCCGCAGGACTCGGCGGCCCGCAAGGATTCAGCGGCCAGCACGCCCGACACGGACCCGGCCAAGTCCAGGCTGTCTTCCAACTTGTGA
- the POLRMT gene encoding LOW QUALITY PROTEIN: DNA-directed RNA polymerase, mitochondrial (The sequence of the model RefSeq protein was modified relative to this genomic sequence to represent the inferred CDS: inserted 3 bases in 3 codons): protein MALLRLRAALRGPGGLRGPGVPWSVLRSYSSASTKEKANRNSTCERTELLEVLKARAKQLQSSDAPEVTVNKVELXPLGSDKHQNPLQKAMASGPTQEQPVPXAGRCPDRPHSWVETLHKETCIHQLKLERKLSMAASQLDLGSQAQAEAKPKAQAEAKAEASXKAKIKAKAEAKPKAKIKAKAKTKTEAKAKTKTEAKAEARAEAKPKAKAEAKAEAKPKTKAEAQVKAKGKPKAKPMKSLKTSKVPKVKAATAWNQSSTSPHSLYSHSKPRVVAVKEGVKLERPRSALKDKDSSQHKETIQSTLECFLFLQQPEQAERILMLCHRSPVKQKLLDISAYNIVMRCWARKGCLQHIDQLFSVLESVDLRPSLDSYAAALQCMGRNQSSPEAIWRYLEQLKSDGFHVDELFQKCLFEEDEKEKILRAIRTVLPNYQLPPPPKPQTCKSALLQDFYSKEKVVSYPKLDFSVEELQERFQQQLEMELNNTITIESVEAAKPPTPQAVKARELLGTLRSQWHDALLQALQKSKHSMVKARALSKYNMLYPYLCLLPDEEYVGIMLQVLNTLSPQGESLAVLARELSNKVYSRYITHRKLRSHQLEKLQGVYEDYIHLLAKDSQPDQYLPREYWEKLVAEAGFSSSLTLKDCSWPYAVLMRLGMHMLELLVKAVTVPRNLLNPRLESKSIPVLYHVYSYQNMWQVGLIKPHPIFSQIVTDAAETTLTFHSSAMPMLCPPVPWTSPHFGAFVVNDTKLMRFVDGDVQHQLLLEQCPPVNLHPVLDALTQLGNCPWKINQPVLDIIISIFNDKGNEQLDIPPPLSEAPKPPTAPGHSSTWSKSLKREVLLCKKKAAEMHSLRMDALYKLSIANYVRDKVFWFPHNMDFRGRTYPCPPYFNHLGNDVTRAILLFAEGRPLGPRGLDWLKIHLINLTGLKKKNALQERLEYANEIMEEILDSADHPITGRKWWMNTDEPWQALACCMEIAKASRSPDPAAYISHFPVHQDGSCNGLQHYAALGRDLIGALSVNLIPCSVPQDVYSAVAQQVEEFRKKDAERGVKIAQVLQGFISRKVVKQTVMTVVYGVTRYGGRLQIEKRLKEIDDFPEEYLWEASHYLVRQVFNSIKEMFSATRDIQHWLTESAKLISQSGRTVEWVTPLGLPIVQPYYRFKSTVLNCGMQNLSVRTPSSSQKPDTVKQKNAFPPNFIHSLDSTHMMLTALHCFRKGLTFVSVHDCYWTHALTVDIMNQICRQQFVALHSEKILQDLSEFMLEKYCSPNTETIAAWQKKLMEQLSNVPRTGEFNLKQVMDSTYFFS from the exons ATGGCGCTGCTGCGGCTGCGGGCGGCGCTGCGGGGCCCGGGCGGGCTGAGGGGGCCCG GGGTTCCATGGAGCGTCCTCAGGAGCTACTCATCCGCCAGCACCAAGGAGAAGGCGAACAGGAACAGCACCTGCGAGAGGACGGAGCTGCTGGAAG TGCTCAAAGCTCGAGCAAAGCAGCTCCAAAGCAGTGACGCCCCAGAGGTGACAGTCAACAAGGTGGAGC GCCCGCTGGGCAGTGACAAGCACCAGAACCCTCTGCAGAAAGCCATGGCCTCTGGCCCCACACAGGAGCAGCCAGTTC GGGCAGGGCGGTGCCCAGACCGGCCCCACAGCTGGGTCGAGACGTTGCACAAGGAGACGTGCATCCACCAGCTGAAGCTGGAGCGGAAGTTATCCATggctgcctcccagctggatCTGGGAAGCCAGGCCCAGGCAGAGGCCAAGCCAAAGGCCCAGGCAGAGGCCAAGGCAGAGGCAA CAAAGGCCAAGATAAAGGCCAAGGCAGAGGCCAAGCCAAAGGCCAAGATAAAGGCCAAGGCAAAGACCAAGACAGAGGCCAAGGCAAAGACCAAGACAGAGGCCAAGGCAGAGGCCAGGGCAGAGGCCAAGCCAAAGGCCAAGGCAGAGGCCAAGGCAGAGGCCAAGCCAAAGACCAAGGCAGAGGCCCAGGTAAAGGCCAAAGGCAAACCCAAAGCAAAACCCATGAAAAGCCTGAAGACCTCAAAAGTTCCAAAGGTGAAAGCAGCCACTGCCTGGAACCAGAGCTCCACCAGCCCCCACAGCCTCTACAGCCACAGCAAGCCCAGGGTGGTGGCAGTGAAGGAAGGTGTGAAGCTGGAGAGGCCTCGGAGTGCACTGAAGGACAAGGACAGCAGCCAGCACAAGGAGACCATCCAGTCCACCCTGGAGTGCTtcctgttcctgcagcagccGGAGCAGGCTGAGCGGATCCTCATGCTGTGCCACAGATCTCCAgtgaagcagaagctgctggatATCAGTGCCTACAACATTGTGATGCGCTGCTGGGCCAGGAAG ggctgcctgcagcacaTTGACCAGCTGTTTTCCGTGCTGGAGTCTGTCGACCTGCGGCCCAGCCTGGACTCCTAcgcagcagcactgcagtgcaTGGGCCGGAACCAGTCGTCCCCCGAGGCCATCTGGAG ATacctggagcagctgaagagcgATGGCTTCCACGTGGATGAGCTCTTCCAAAAGTGCCTGTTTGAGGAAGATGAGAAGGAGAAGATTCTGAGGGCCATCAGGACTGTCCTGCCCAACTACCAGCTGCCCCCTCCACCCAAGCCCCAGACCTGCAagtctgctctgctccaggacTTCTACTCCAAA GAAAAGGTGGTGTCATACCCCAAGCTGGATTTCTCTGTGGAGGAGTTGCAGGAGcgtttccagcagcagctggagatggagTTGAACAACACCATAACCATCGAGTCAGTGGAGGCAGCCAAGCCCCCAACCCCGCAGGCTGTCAAAGCG cGTGAGCTGCTGGGCACCCTCCGCTCCCAGTGGCACGATGCTCTTCTCCAGGCCCTGCAGAAGTCCAAGCACAGCATGGTTAAGGCCAGGGCACTGTCAAAGTACAACATGCTCTACCCCTACCTGTGCCTGCTGCCGGATGAGGAGTACGTGGGCATCATGCTGCAG GTCCTCAACACACTCTCTCCACAAGGAGAGTCCCTGGCTGTCCTGGCCAGGGAGCTGAGCAACAAGGTCTACAGCAGGTACATCACCCATAGGAAGCTGCGCAGCCAccagctggagaagctgcagggTGTCTATGAGGACTACATCCACCTGCTGGCAAAGGACAGCCAG CCTGACCAGTACTTGCCACGGGAATACTGGGAGAAGCTGGTGGCAGAAGCAGGCTTCAGTTCCTCCCTGACCTTGAAGGACTGCAGCTGGCCGTACGCGGTCCTCATGCGCCTGGGCATGCACATGCTGGAGCTCCTGGTGAAGGCCGTCACGGTGCCCAGGAACCTCCTCAATCCTCGTCTGGAGTCCAAGTCTATTCCTGTCCTCTACCACGTCTACTCCTACCAGAACATGTGGCAG GTTGGGCTGATAAAGCCCCATCCCATCTTCTCCCAGATTGTGACGGATGCTGCAGAGACCACGCTGACCTTCCATTCCTCTGCCATGCCTATGCTGTGTCCCCCAGTGCCCTGGACCTCCCCCCATTTCGGTGCCTTTGTTGTGAATGACACCAAGCTGATGCGCTTCGTGGACGGGGACGTCCagcatcagctgctgctggagcagtgccCGCCCGTGAACCTCCATCCCGTGCTCGATGCCCTGACCCAGCTGGGCAACTGCCCTTGGAAGATCAACCAGCCGGTCCTGGATATAATCATCTCCATCTTCAACGACAAAGGCAACGAGCAGCTGGACATCCCACCGCCCCTCTCTGAGGCCCCCAAGCCTCCCACCGCTCCCGGCCATTCCTCGACCTGGAGCAAGTCCCTCAAGCGCGAGGTGTTGCTGTGCAAGAAGAAGGCTGCAGAGATGCACAGCCTGCGCATGGACGCGCTCTACAAGCTCTCCATCGCCAACTACGTCAGGGACAAGGTGTTCTGGTTCCCTCACAACATGGATTTCCGCGGCAGGACTTACCCGTGCCCGCCGTATTTCAACCACCTGGGGAACGATGTCACCCGGGCCATCCTGCTGTTTGCAGAGGGGAGGCCGCTGGGGCCCAGGGGCCTCGACTGGCTGAAGATCCACCTCATCAACCTGACAGGGCTGAAGAAGAAGAACGCCTTGCAGGAGCGGCTGGAGTACGCCAACGAAATCATGGAGGAGATCCTGGACTCAGCTGACCACCCGATCACG GGCAGGAAGTGGTGGATGAACACTGATGAGCCCTGGCAAGCCTTGGCATGCTGTATGGAAATCGCCAAAGCCTCAAGGTCCCCAGATCCGGCAGCCTACATCTCTCACTTCCCAGTTCACCAG GATGGCTCCTGCAATGGGCTGCAGCACTACGCAGCGCTCGGCCGGGACCTCATCGGTGCTTTGTCTGTCAACCTGATACCCTGCAGTGTCCCCCAGGATGTCTACAGTGCAGTGGCCCAGCAG GTGGAGGAGTTTCGGAAGAAGGACGCCGAGCGGGGGGTGAAGATCGCCCAGGTGCTGCAGGGCTTCATCAGCCGCAAGGTGGTGAAGCAGACGGTGATGACGGTGGTGTACGGGGTCACGCGCTACGGCGGCCGCCTGCAGATAGAGAAGCGTCTCAAGGAGATCGATGACTTCCCTGAG GAATACTTGTGGGAAGCATCTCACTACCTGGTGAGGCAGGTGTTCAACAGCATCAAGGAGATGTTCTCAGCAACTCGAGATATCCAG CACTGGCTGACAGAGAGTGCCAAGCTCATCTCCCAGTCGGGGCGGACAGTGGAGTGGGTCACACCGCTGGGGCTCCCCATCGTGCAGCCCTACTATCGCTTCAAGTCCACTGTG CTGAATTGTGGCATGCAGAACTTGAGCGTGAGAACCCCCAGTAGCAGCCA GAAGCCTGATACTGTGAAGCAGAAGAACGCCTTCCCCCCCAACTTCATCCACTCCCTGGACTCCACACACATGATGCTCACGGCTCTGCACTGCTTCAG GAAGGGTCTGACCTTCGTCTCGGTCCACGATTGCTACTGGACTCACGCACTCACCGTGGACATCATGAACCAG ATCTGTCGGCAGCAGTTTGTGGCTCTGCACAGCGAGAAGATCTTGCAGGATCTGTCTGAGTTTATGCTGGAGAAATACTGCAG CCCCAACACAGAGACCATAGCTGCTTGGCAGAAGAAACTAATGGAGCAGCTGTCAAATGTCCCCAGGACAG GTGAATTCAACCTCAAGCAGGTGATGGATTCCACCTATTTCTTCAGCTGA